DNA sequence from the Corynebacterium freneyi genome:
GGTCGCCCGTACCACCCACGCGACTTCGCCGAGGTCGATGCCGCGGCCCTCCGCAGTCGCGCCCAGTCGGCGCCGAAGTCCCAGACGCCCGGCGGTGAGCAGGGCGAGCAGGGACGCCATCGTCATGAAGCCGAGGCCGCCCAGCTGGATCAGCGCCATGATGGTCACCTGCCCGGCGGCCGACCAATGCGTCGCGGTGTCCACCGTGATCAGGCCCGTCAAGCACGTCGCCGACGTGGCGGTGAACAGTGCGTCGGACAAGGGTGTCGATGCGCCGGACGCCGACGACCAGGGCGCGGCCAACAGGGCCGTGCCGACCACGATGACCCCGAGGAAACCCAGGGCCACCGCCATGGTGGGGCGCAGGTGCCTGCGGCGCCGCCCCACGCTCAACGTGATGCTCACCGCGATGACGTTAGACCCGTCGCGGACGCAAGGGAAGAGCTATTTTCCGTTGAATTCGCCGATGCGCCGACAGGCCTCGGCCATATCCTCCGTCGATCCGGCGAAGCACAGCCGCACCCACCGGTGGCCGGACACGGTGTCGAAGTCGACGCCCGGCGCGACGGCGACTCCGGTGGCGTCGAGAAGCCCCCTCGCCCAGGTCAACGAATCATCGGTGAGGTGCGAGACGTCGGCGTAGATGTAGAAACCCCCGTCCGGCGGGGCGAACGTGCCCAACCCGGCGTCGGGAAGCCGCTCGATGAGCAGTTCGCGGTTGGCGGCGTAGCGGCGCACATGCCCGTCGAGCTCGGCGATGGACTCCGGGTGGAACGCCTCGATGGCCGCGACCTGCGACACCGCGGGCGGGCACACCGTCAGGTTCGCCGCCAGCCGGTCGCAGGGGCCGCGCAGCCATTCGGGGATGATCAACCAGCCGACGCGCCACCCCGTCATGGAGTGGTACTTGCTCACCGACCCCACGACGACGGCGGCGTCGCTGAACTCCCGGGCGCTGACGCATTCGCGGCCGTAGGAAATGCCGTGGTAGATCTCGTCGCTGACCAGCAGGACGTCGTTTTCCTCGCACCAGCGGGCGATGCGTCCGAGCTCGTCGGCGTCGATGATGGTGCCGGTCGGGTTGTCGGGGCTGGTCACGATCACCGCCCGCGGCGTCCGCTCCAGCCCTTCGAGCAGTTCGACGGTGAGCTGGAACCGCGTCTCCGGCCCGCAGTCGATCTCCACGACGTTGGCGCCCAACGCCTTGAGCGTGTTCCGGTACGCCGGGTACCCCGGCCGCGCCAGGACGATGCCGTCGCCGGGATCCAGCGCCGCCAGGAACAACGTCACGAACCCACCGGACGAGCCCGTCGTGACCACCACGTCCTCCGGCTCCACCGCCCGGTACGTCCGCGCTCCGTCGGCTCCCCCGCGCGCGGCCATCCGCCGGTTGTGGTCATCGGCGATCGCGCGCTTCAACTCCGGAATGCCGGTCGCCTCGGTGTACCCGAGAATCTGCGACCCCACCGCCGACTGCACCGCCTCCAGCGCCCGCCGCGGCGCGGGCGTCGACGGCTGCCCCGCGCACAGGAACAGCGCGTCGCCATGCGTCCGTTGCCTTTCCTGCGCCGCCGCCAACACATCCATCACGTGGAACGGGGCTACGTCGGACCGCTTCGAAGGCATCATGACCCCAGCTTATCGCTGCATGACGCCGCCCCCGTCCCCAGGTTGCACGACCCGGAGGCGGGGGCGTCGTCAAGCAAAAAACGGCGCGGGCGCCGACCGTCACTCCGGAATGGTGATGCGACCCTCCACCGCAGGCAGCGCAATGTCGGTACGGTAGTGCGAACCCTCCAGCTCAAGGGTCGGCAGCACAGCGTAGGCGCGCTCGCGGGCCTCCTCCAGCGTCGCGCCGACGCCGACGACGTTGAGCACCCGACCACCCGACGACACCAGGTTGCCCTCCTCGTCGCGGGCCGTGCCGGCATGGAGCACGCCCTCGGCCTCGCGGCCCGGCTCGGCGCCGCCGATGACGTCGCCCGTGCGGGTGTCCTGCGGGTAGCCCTTGGCCGCCAGCACCACCGTC
Encoded proteins:
- a CDS encoding pyridoxal phosphate-dependent aminotransferase, with amino-acid sequence MMPSKRSDVAPFHVMDVLAAAQERQRTHGDALFLCAGQPSTPAPRRALEAVQSAVGSQILGYTEATGIPELKRAIADDHNRRMAARGGADGARTYRAVEPEDVVVTTGSSGGFVTLFLAALDPGDGIVLARPGYPAYRNTLKALGANVVEIDCGPETRFQLTVELLEGLERTPRAVIVTSPDNPTGTIIDADELGRIARWCEENDVLLVSDEIYHGISYGRECVSAREFSDAAVVVGSVSKYHSMTGWRVGWLIIPEWLRGPCDRLAANLTVCPPAVSQVAAIEAFHPESIAELDGHVRRYAANRELLIERLPDAGLGTFAPPDGGFYIYADVSHLTDDSLTWARGLLDATGVAVAPGVDFDTVSGHRWVRLCFAGSTEDMAEACRRIGEFNGK